In Fusarium oxysporum Fo47 chromosome IX, complete sequence, the following proteins share a genomic window:
- a CDS encoding XPG domain containing-domain-containing protein: protein MGIPRLISTLEPYVVHGLLNNEHVVIDGPALAYHILYICNRHGIPQPSYKLLGETAVAWLDELTRRGVGIDAIYFDGYLPQGKEPVRMQRMIKSLNQLKVSHSSETNGFFPSYFSAANEIAPVLFSAVKPPGKSALPPSFHVPAIIDALRSSPRYTKIVILVPGEADAYCAQHLSQSGGTVLTSDSDLLVHDLGKGSVVFLRDIYLDDQSNLACASFRPSHICEKLKLASSAEMCRLAYERKRSAHSTLPQLLQECAQPTTDQTGYTEFCHEYLDHVVAPIPTSTYGKVIEIGSLDPRISEMVLQLGPQNGHMHTASDPKMFLPILLESPSRGSAWEQSTSIRQLAYTVARWIIPGAFSTVQEYRRVNTLVQKGRQVLMLSQKEAKAWSQELVRLMTMIRAGTQVDVTRAWYILCLTLDIRYSHEDGKHSHSLQILEESLQAPTFRKITWDTLHFVAHLQAAFYSFRLLKQIISLGQLQRTLPDLNDMLSSLPPLAEFPDVERTIVFLQRSNEDRIYKTISRLVPLPNANMDAKPKRTAKDKKKRKVGKDDAPKRQNNSAKSSSRNFFDVLSQ from the exons ATGGGGATTCCTCGCCTCATATCTACCCTAGAGCCATACGTTGTTCATGGACTCCTCAACAATGAACACGTAGTCATCGATGGACCAGCATTAGCGTATCATATTTTGTACATCTGCAACAGACATGGTATTCCTCAGCCGTCATACAAACTTCTCGGTGAGACCGCTGTAGCATGGTTGGATGAACTCACTCGGCGTGGTGTAGGCAT CGACGCCATATACTTTGACGGATATCTACCACAAGGAAAAGAACCCGTTCGCATGCAGCGCATGATCAAAAGTCTCAATCAATTGAAGGTCTCACATTCATCTGAAACCAATGGTTTCTTCCCATCGTACTTCTCGGCTGCCAATGAGATTGCTCCAGTCCTCTTCTCTGCAGTTAAACCACCAGGAAAATCGGCATTGCCACCCAGTTTTCATGTCCCTGCTATCATTGATGCCTTGAGGTCTTCGCCACGCTACACCAAGATAGTGATTCTTGTTCCGGGCGAGGCGGATGCATACTGCGCACAGCATTTGTCGCAATCGGGCGGGACGGTTCTCACCTCCGACTCGGATCTTTTGGTTCATGATCTGGGCAAGGGAAGCGTCGTCTTTCTTCGCGACATTTATCTTGATGATCAGTCCAATCTCGCATGCGCAAGCTTTCGTCCTTCCCACATCTGCGAGAAACTTAAGCTTGCGTCTTCTGCTGAGATGTGCCGACTTGCTTACGAACGAAAACGGTCTGCCCATTCGACACTTCCACAACTCTTGCAGGAGTGTGCACAACCAACCACCGACCAAACGGGTTACACTGAGTTCTGTCACGAGTATCTAGACCATGTAGTTGCACCAATTCCCACCTCAACATACGGAAAAGTAATAGAGATCGGTTCACTGGACCCCAGAATATCGGAGATGGTATTGCAACTGGGACCCCAGAATGGCCACATGCACACTGCAAGCGACCCCAAGATGTTTCTTCCTATTCTGTTAGAGAGTCCTTCGCGGGGAAGTGCTTGGGAACAGAGCACGTCAATTCGACAGTTGGCTTATACAGTAGCCCGATGGATCATTCCTGGTGCTTTTTCAACTGTTCAGGAGTACCGGAGGGTCAACACTCTGGTGCAAAAAGGGCGACAGGTTCTTATGCTATCCCAAAAAGAAGCGAAAGCTTGGTCTCAAGAGTTGGTCAGACTGATGACTATGATCAGAGCAGGAACACAAGTCGACGTAACTCGGGCTTGGTACATCCTGTGCCTGACCCTTGATATACGATATAGCCATGAAGATGGCAAGCATTCACATTCACTGCAGATTTTGGAAGAGAGTTTACAAGCCCCAACTTTTAGGAAAATTACTTGGGATACTCTTCACTTTGTtgctcatcttcaagctgcttTTTACTCGTTTCGACTCTTGAAGCAAATCATCTCACTTGGGCAGCTTCAAAGAACCCTACCAGATCTAAACGACATGCTGTCGTCATTACCGCCTCTGGCGGAGTTTCCTGATGTGGAGAGAACTATTGTATTTCTGCAAAGAAGCAATGAGGACCGGATTTATAAGACAATTTCTAGGCTTGTCCCATTGCCAAATGCCAACATGGACGCAAAGCCAAAAAGAACTgccaaagacaagaaaaagCGGAAGGTGGGTAAAGATGATGCCCCCAAAAGGCAGAACAACTCTGCCAAGTCTTCGTCAAGAAACTTCTTTGACGTGCTGTCTCAATAA